From the Clostridium sp. Marseille-P299 genome, the window GCAAATAAATCGATGTACTTTACGAACTTACTATATTATACCATAAATATTTACATTCATCACATAATAATTAAAAATTTTAAAGAAATCGAATTATATCGTATTTTGCTATATTTTCTATTTTTTTACTTATTTTCGAACAAATATTCGATTATAGGATATGACATCACATGAATAACAATATACATTTTATTTTAAAATAAGGCCTATATAATTATCATGCAATATAAATTCTGGTATGTGTATCAAATAAAGCTTTGTTACAAGAACCACCCCTGAAATCCAGAGTTAAGACTGATTACGAGGAGGATCTATCATGACTGCCATGCAGTGGTTTTTTTCATTTTTGAAAAAATACAAACGAAACATAATTTTTGCTCTATTCTTAGTAACTATCGTCTCATTACTTGCGATTGTTAACCCTTATATTTCAGGAATCATCGTAGATGACGTTATTGAGGGTGGTAAATATGACCTACTACTAAAATTAGTAATGATTTTAATTACAACAACCCTACTTCGCTCTGTTTTAAAATATACATATCTCTATATTTTCGAGATTTCTTCACAGCGAATGCTATATACATTAAGGGACCATGTGTATCGTCGTTTGTTACAACAAGACTTCACATTTTACAACAAAAACCGTACGGGCGATTTGATGTCAAGACAAACTGGCGATATGGATGCAATTAGGCATTTTGTTGCATTTGTAATCTATAATATATATGAAAATATTTTACTTTTTATATTCGCTGTTATCATGATATTTACCGTTGATTATCGATTGGCTTTGTGCATGATTGCTGTTGTCCCACTTACCATATTTACAACAAAAAAACAATTAACTGCAATTAAGCCTGCATTCCATAATATTAGAAAACAATTTTCTAGCCTAAATACTTTTGTTCAAGAAAATGTAAGTGGAAATCGTGTGGTAAAGGCATTTGCAAAAGAAGATTATGAAATAGAAAAGTTTAAAAAAGAAAATGATGGATATCGCAATGCAGAATTAACTGCAACTAGTATGTGGAGAAAATACGTACCTGTATTTGAATTCTTAGCAAGTTTTTCCACTTTTATTCTATACTTAGTTGGTGGACTTATGGTAGTGAATGGTTCAATTACTCTAGGAAAATTAGTTACTGTAAGCGGGTATTTGTGGATGCTTAATAATCCACTTCGTATGGCTGGCTGGCTAGCCAATGATTATCAAAGATTTGTAACAAGTGTAGAAAAAATTTATTCCACAATTAGTGTAGAGCCAAGTATAAAAGAGCCTCCTTCCCCTTATGAGGTTAAGAAATTAGCTGGTGATATTGAATTTAAACATGTTTCTTATCACGCCGATGATGACATTATTTTAAAGGACATTAATTTTAAAGTAAAAGCTGGTCAAACCGTTGGTATTATAGGTGCAACTGGTTCTGGTAAGTCTACATTGATGAATT encodes:
- a CDS encoding ABC transporter ATP-binding protein, which codes for MTAMQWFFSFLKKYKRNIIFALFLVTIVSLLAIVNPYISGIIVDDVIEGGKYDLLLKLVMILITTTLLRSVLKYTYLYIFEISSQRMLYTLRDHVYRRLLQQDFTFYNKNRTGDLMSRQTGDMDAIRHFVAFVIYNIYENILLFIFAVIMIFTVDYRLALCMIAVVPLTIFTTKKQLTAIKPAFHNIRKQFSSLNTFVQENVSGNRVVKAFAKEDYEIEKFKKENDGYRNAELTATSMWRKYVPVFEFLASFSTFILYLVGGLMVVNGSITLGKLVTVSGYLWMLNNPLRMAGWLANDYQRFVTSVEKIYSTISVEPSIKEPPSPYEVKKLAGDIEFKHVSYHADDDIILKDINFKVKAGQTVGIIGATGSGKSTLMNLLCRFYDVTGGEILIDNVDVKNYDLYCLRNNIGMAMQDVFLFSDTIEGNIAYGNPHASFEEVKQAALIANADDFIKETPDGYDTIVGERGMGLSGGQKQRISLARALLKDPSIVILDDTTSAVDMETESHIQGALKNLSGSRTVFLIAHRISSIKDADLILVLDNGRILESGTHNELLEMNGYYATVFHHQYGEFNQIKEARKKGVR